In the genome of Cryptomeria japonica chromosome 8, Sugi_1.0, whole genome shotgun sequence, one region contains:
- the LOC131857636 gene encoding uncharacterized protein LOC131857636: MKKLVDDNTQNWHKKLYEALWAGRITPKRAIGMAPYELVYGIGTKFSLPLELAVTKLQTIIDESFFQNALEKRVMYLTKLEEEREMIVDIITEHQNRVKKIFDMKAQPRGFLKGDEVLLRDKRREPKGAHGKFDSLWKGLFKIHKVVGPNAFRLNYPDGIVIPYTYIWARPEAL; encoded by the coding sequence atgaagaagttagttgatgataatACCCAGAATTGGCATAAAAAGttatatgaagccttatgggcaGGTAGAATTACCCCTAAAAGAGCAATTGGAATGGCACCTTATGAACTGGTGTATGGGATTGGTACAAAGTTTTCTTTACCTCTGGAATTGGCAGTAACAAAGCTTCAAACTATAATTGATGAATCCTTCTTCCAAAATGCTCTAGAAAAGAGAGTCATGTATTTGACGAAGTTAGAAGAGGAAAGGGAGATGATAGTGGACATAATTACTGAACATCAGAATAGAGTGAAGAAAATCTTCGATATGAAGGCTCAACCAAGGGGGTTCCTCAAAGGGGATGAAGTATTGCTACGAGACAAGAGAAGAGAACCAAAGGGGgcccatggaaaatttgattcattatggaaaggttTGTTCAAGATCCATAAAGTGGTAGGACCGAATGCATTCAGACTGAATTATCCTGATGGAATAGTTATTCCCTATACCTATATATGGGCAAGACCTGAAGctctataa